tgcccagggaagtggtggagtcaccatccctggaggtctttaaaagacgtttagatgtagaatttagcgatatggtttagtggaggactgtttagtgttaggtcagaggttggactctgtgatcttggaggtctcttccaacctagacgtttctgtgattctgtgtgattctgtgatttctggaTACTTGGCTGGCGTCTCATGCTGAGATTTAATCTGATAAAAGTTTCTCAGACTTGTAAACCATGTTCCACAAAAAGGAATTGAAAAGGTCAGTTAGAGAAACATAAACGCCTGTCATTAGGATAAGTAGGTAATGTACGCACAGGTTAACCAACAGGTCTGAGGAAACTCTAGCCACCCCTTGACTTTCTGTAAACCCTGCCCTGTGCAACACACACTCTTCTATTGCAGCATGGTTGCTCCCATACAGCTGTACAGACACCACTCTCCCCTGCATTTGCTGAACTATGCTGTACTTTCAAAAGAAGCTCCCATGCAATTAAATATAGTGGGTTgagaaataaattctgaaatacCATCAATtctctcctttaaaaaacaaaaaaaaaaaaaaagcgttacAAAGTATGAGCTAGTTAAGAGACTTGTAAGGACCACTCCGGAATTCTGTGGCAAAGGAAGGAAGCCAAAGAAGCCCAAGTCTCAACATCAGTAATGAAATCAGTGGCCTTATGAAGCtttacagcagcagccaccaccTTACCATGATTATTCGTATAAGCTCTAGACAAAAGACTATGATTGCTTATTGTTTTACATTTAGACACTGTCTTTTTTCTCTGCCATAAGTGATGATCCCATCAGACAATCAATCATTTGTTCCTTTTACATTAAATCACCATGTAGGTAGCAGTATTTGCATATAGTTAATTTTCTACCAAAACTGTAATATATCACATCATCCTGAATGTAAATGGACTGTAATTTTGTGACTCACagttaatcttttctttttaaatgtagcTATTCACCACTTCCTTATAAGAAGCATATGAGATGGGCAGTATTGaatagttattttttaattaaggcTGGTGGCCTTTGTAATAGTGCTTTGACCTAGAAATGGCAATTGTGTATATTCTGTACTTGAAAGTAAAATTGCAGTGCCTGTGATTTAAACATAAACCATatatgaacagatttttttcagggGAGCTAAAAAGCCCCTGTATTCATAAAATGCAGCATGTCTTCAGAAATAGGCTGCTGTGTCAGCAAATGTACTGCTTCTTTCTGTGTCTAAATGAAAGGCTTCCTGAATTTATACTTAATAAGGCAGTGGAAAATTGAAAACAACATGTTTCTGCCCCTGTTTATCTAAACATTACCTTTTCCTTTGTGATAGGTATCCTATTTTGAGATCATTTCAACATTAGGCAGTTCGGTTAAATAAACTGCACAAGCAGCATCGTATTCTGTTTAGTTCAaatgtggtgtgtgtgtttgcctCATGATGTAGTGTTAATgccaaaaaagaaatgaattacgGACCAATTTAGCGTCCTAGCAATAATTATTGACTATTGGTATTTGGTAGTGGAAATTCTGACTGCTCGGCAGAAGAAAGCTGAAGAGCTGAAGAGACTGACGGACCTAGCCAGTCAGATGGCTGAAGCACAACTGTCTGAACTCAGGGCCGAAATTAAGGTCAGGAATTTGCTTCTGTTTGGTTATGTTAGCTGTTTGTGCAAATGTGAAGAAAGCACTGTATTGTTAAAATGCCCAGTCTGCTCCTACCTACCTGCTATGAACCAAAGGGTAACTAGCTTTCTGGGGGGAAAACATACCTTCTTGAAGCATTAAAGGACATCTGAGCAGTCTGCATATGCTGTCAGAGAAGTGTAAGCTATCCCCTTCACAAGTAGAGCTGTTTGTGTATCATTTATCAGACCCGGTTAACAAGTAAACCCGATAGCTTCAGGTTCAGTGATCAAATGAAATGACCCACTTCCCACATGCGGGAGTACTCCACTCATCACTGGGCTGTGAGAATTGTCATTTGGTAAGGATGTGAAAATGTTTGGTTCTGCATAAAGATCCTGTGTACAGGACAATGTCAAGAGATTGCTGAGCCTTAATGTGATCTCAAGATGAGTATCAATTGGTTTTTTATACCATCCATATGGTCTTTTGATCAGAATGCAAATTACTGTTAACCTGCCTGTATTTTTGCAGCACTTTGTAAGTGAACGGAAATATGATGAAGAGCTGGGTAGGTCTGCACGATTTTCCTGTGATACAGAACAACTGAAGACCCAGATTCAGCTCTGTGGAGAGAGTAAGTGCTGGTGATACATCACACCCAAGTTCTCAGAATGTCATATCCCACATACCTATCCAGGAAATGCTGGTCAGAAATAATGGCATCTGTAATGCCAGCACGTGTGTGTGTAGTAATTCTGATGGAATGGTATGCAGCAGTCTTACTGAATATACACTGGGCACTTTTACAGTATGCAATATGCTAAGCTCACTGTACATGTGTTGAACAAACCGTCTGCACAGTTGCCGTCTTTGTCAGAGATTTACCAATATTACTGAGGTCAGTTGGAGTTTTCCATCTAAAAAGCAATTCAGCTGTAGGGAACTTTCAAATTTGGTAGTTATTTATGATTAACTAATAAATTGGAGGCTTCTCTGTGTGACCACACTATTATGAGACCAATTCACATATCTCCTGCTAAGGAGCAAGTTCCCAACTTTATAGCCATATTTATTGGGTTTTCCAGGATCCAAATATTACTCTTTGGAAACCACCTCCTGTTCTGCTTGGAaattcatgtttgttttctgctccaAATATCATGTTCCTGctgtaaaatgagaaataagCTATCTCACATCTTTgccatgccttttttttccctccagaaaaGTAAATGCTGTAGTGCTTAGACCCAACTGACACTCAGCCCTATGATATCCTATCAGCACCATcactcaggaagaaaaaccaTTAATACAATACTGAACTAGTGCATCTTggtgaaaggaaaacatttttaggaAGAGAATAAACGTTTTCAAGGAGTtactagaaatagaaaaaaggaaaacatatctTGGTCTGCTAATGCAGTCTTGTGGTGGCACAGCTAAAAAAAGTGACTCATTTGAGGCATAATCAGTTTTATTCATTAGACCATAAGAATTGCTTTTGCAGAACACTTTGAAAATCCATCTAAGCCTGTATCCTGTCTCTCATTGAAGCCAACTCAGGATGTTTCAAAGGAAGGCATAAACTTCCCAGGAATGCATCTAATTGTTCAGTGACCTCATAGCACCCATCTCATACCCTGAAGGAACAAAAGTAATTGGATTGACATACATCGAGAATGCCTGATGATGAGTTCTAATCTTTATGACAAGCAATTGGATTTTTATATGTGCTTCCATGCAAGGCAGTCTGGTTTAGGGATGAGAAAACAGTAGCATTCAATAACAGCTGACCTCAGTGATCTTACAGAAAATAGATTTCATTGTGCAAATGATCgcattgttttttttgaagaagaCACCTATTGAGAGAAATATTTGATGTTAGCATAAGTGAGTAggagcctttaaaaaaaaaaaaacaaacaaaaaacgaaagcaaacaaaaaggatGGTTCTCAGTTGCTAAAATTACTGTcctaaaagtagaaaaatagaAGTACCTATTAGATAAAAAATCAGGTGTCTCACAGAAAATGCTCTTTCTAGTTTGTGTCATCTGTGCTAGAGGGGAACAAGGAAATTCTGTaatcagaaaaatcaaaacagcaaATTAAAGTTGAGAGCTGTATTTACATCAATAGCCTCAGAATCCTTTTTGAGACTACCCAGGAGCCATTACACAGAAGCAGACATCTTGAATTGCTAGTGGAAATGCAGAGAGGCAGGAGTAAAGGATTTGTTTGGTGCACTTCACATCTAGATATGGAAGTGTTTAAGAATCCTTGTGTCTCAAAATACTAAGTAGGGAGCAGAAATAGTGATTTCTGATAGTGCTGACTGTACTGTGGTCTATATATTGGGGATCAGTGAATGATCTGGAATCAAATTAGTGCATGGTGTCTACAGGCACAACTTCCTTTGACCTCAAACAGTAGAGAGTTACTGGCATACCACTTGCTTCCTTCCAATGTTTCTTCATTTAGGAGGAAGAATGATCCAATTAGGAGCATTACTGATAGAACAGCAGTGTGAGGGGCAGTCCAGCAGCATGTGGGTTCAGCCCAACTGGTTAAAATTTGCAAGTAAACTAACAGCTGCCAGGAATTTTGAAGAGTTTTCTTGGATAACCGAAGGCATGGGTTGGCAGTCGGTGGGGCTTTCATACTCATcgttgacaaaaaaaaatatataaaaattgctGAAGTACATATACCTTCATATAAAGCACATCCATAACAGTTACGTGATTTGTATTTGAGCTGAAAATACTTAGTAGGATAGGCAATGGGTCCGTTTTAACTGTTGGTTTCATGGGCTTTGAGACACCTCTGATCTTTgcacaatacatttttaaacagtGCTAAAATAATAGACTGTCTTCTAAGCTCTCTGGTATAGTCACAAGCTAGTCTGTTCTAACTACCAAGGTAGCTCCCAAGAccctgtttttcatttgtggTCAACCTTTAGGCAGGTGCCTGAGGAAAATGGTTCCTCATATTTACAGtacaaacagaattgttctagTTTTAGTGTGGTTCTACCATACCAGCTTTTTTGTCTCCATAACCCCTTAATGAGGCAGTTTCAAAGAAGTAAAACAGTATGATCTAATTCTTACCCTAGTTATCTCACTTACTTCATTACCTAAAGTAAGGCTAGAATGATGCTACAAAAAGTAACTGTAAGCAGGATGAGAATACAGCATTATGTTTAGATGTTGATTATTTAACTGGTAATAcagaatactttttatttttttaatttttatagttTCTCACCCAAAGAACAACTATTCCTCAAGAACACCATGTAGTTCAGTGCTGTCTTCAGTGACCTCACATGCAACAACGGGCAAGCAAAATACACACACTCGAAAGTCCTCTAGTAATGCCAAGAACTCTGATAACAAAACACCCAACACTAAAGTACAAAGTCATCATTCTTCCAATCCTACAGAATCTTCTTCCCAAGGAATACCAACAAATAAGCAGGTAAGAAACCAGCTATGAACTAAGCTAGAcgatgtcaaaaaaaaatcagattaacATCTCTTACTGGAAGTCGTTACTTCACAAAGTTACAGTCGTTACTTGTACAAAATCAAATACTGGTTTGTAGATCACAtatttaattcataattttcaaaaatatgcaAACGTGAGTATGTCTTTTCCGGATTCATTTTCAAGGTAGTATGAAGGTAGTTCATACAGTTCTTGTGCTGTTGTGCTTACTCAGGTAAAGCTACCACTAAAGCTGGTCTGAATTTTGTCTCAGTTTTTTTGAGGCTTGAAAAGGTGTGTGAAGGGAAGTATAAGAGCAACACACAATGTCAGTGCACGTATGGAATCAACTGTCCTAGTAGCTATGCGAATAACGTAATATATCCAGTTCCTACTACTGATCAAAACTTTCTCTGAGCAATGAGAGATATCACAATGGATATCTCTCCCAACATGTGGTTTCTTAACTTGACTAATTTACATGttaatttctgtttgtcttGCAGTCGTTAGACAGTACTTCTCACTAGACAaggtattttagaaaaaaaaaaaaaaggaaaacagtcaGTGACAATTTCTTCGATACCTCTTAGTTGCTGCTGTTGAGAAGTCAAGTACTTCatctctcttttccattttttcttgaatCATGGCAGATTTTAATTTGGCATCTCTGGTGAACCTTCCACATATGTTTCCAGGCTACTCAGATGTAGTATGTTACTCGTAGTTCAGTCTTTGTGTTGTTTCAAAATTGTTTTCCCTCTCTAGTTATACTGAGAATTTTATTCTGCAATTTCTGTTAATTCTGATTGCTGTATTTCTTGTCCTGTAGAAGATTGCAGATGATCTAACAGttattttcaataatttcaatttctttctgGGTAGAATGGGCCTTCTAGTCAGAGACGAAGATTCAACACACAGCACCAAAATATCCGTCTCAGTGGATCTCTTAAGTCGCAAGGTGCCTGTAATGAGGCAGatcaaaataatataaaaagtgGTTCCAGGTCTGAACACAGAAGACAGCAGCATAACAGCTTCAGACCTAAAAATAAAGGAGCTACAAAAAATCAAGAGCAGTCCGCAACTGTAAAGACCACAGAGAATCTGACACATTCGGAAAAGACACGACGGAAGCATCATACAGCAGACACCACAGATCACAGGCCTTTCCGAGGCAGCGTTGGCAGGGTGTCACAATGCAATTTATGCCCAGCAAGGATGGAGGTTTCCGCTGATGCCACTGTTCTTTCGGTGCCAGCTGTGACTTTGGTGGCTTAAAATGTCACAGTGAAGGCAGGCAGAAAAATTTTAATCTCTTCAATTTAGTTTTTTGCTCAAGATGCTTGTTGGTGAAGAAAATAAGTCAGAACATAGTCATTTTAAATCTGTTGCTGCTTAAAACTTGTTGGTATCTTTACTACTTactgattattaaaattatacttCAAAGGCTTTGCCCAATATGTTCACTGTTACTTTGTCATGACAGTACAGAATCTTACCAAAGCAGCATTTACTTCTTAGAAGAATAAAGTCCagattggaaaaataaattgatgtCACAATAGCAAAAGACCTGTTGTAGATACGTGGTTATACCAGTcaacattgtttgtttgttttttttgagcagCCTGTGTTAGAAGGATGCCAGGATGGCTGTGTGCTGCGGTCTGCAATGAAATCAAATAATCTTACAGAATTTTTCTACAATCTCTATacacctttttctttctgtgcatgcatctgtgtgcatgtatacacacacatacacgcaCACTGTATACACACAGTATTGCTATATAtgaaaaaatttgaaaaagcaGTACATTGGATTCTAGCTTATTATTCCATAAACTGACATCTTTAAATGTAGCTATAAATTGTATTAAATGTATTACATATTGGTATTTTCATTGACAAactatttttatgaaaatgctAATTTCATTCAAGTTTGGATTGTATATAGTCATGGCTATTCACATGCACAGACCTTTTCTCCATACGTATCAGCCACTTTTCTATGACTagttggatttatttttttgcacatGAAAAGTCACAGGTGTTCTAGACTTGaatccaaattatttttctatatttttgcAGTAGGAACCATCTGTCCATAATGAGCTATGACTAATAAATTTGTTACAGCAATGTGCAGCAGAATCTGGAGGTACGTATTTAAGCAGATATTACATCTTTCTgagttttctattaaaataaaaatcttagtGTTAATGTTAtgattctgtatttcagaaaacttgtttcttcaaaaaattaaaataaaatctcctttCTAAAATATTCTGGTGTTTCCTGCCTTGCACTACCTAACTACTTATCATCTTATTCAAATTATGTGTGATTAATTCAACTGATAGCAGTTGTGGGAGGCTTTCAGTTTGAATTTGGATTGGAACAGGCTTTTGCTGTTAGCTAGATTCCAATGCCACAAGTGCACAGAACAGCACCTTCCCATAAGAATAGAGTTGATCCTGGACAATTCTACATTAGAAGTTATTTAACATAGCAAGGTGTCAGAATCGAGACCCAGCATCAAGTGAACTAGAGGACCAGAATCAGAAAGGTGTAAAAGGGTCTATTTTCCTCTGAGATCAGTAAGAGCAGGACACTTAAGCATCTTTAAAAGTTTATTCCTATATTACTGTTTGTTATTGCTTTATGCCAGTTTCCTCTGCCTAATTTCTGTTAGCTGACTGCACACTTCCTTACTACTTTTACTTTTCCTGTGTAGCCCtcaaaaataatcacaaaacagaaagcaagctgCATTGCTTAtggataattttattatttttcttgatatCTGTATACTGTTTTTTCCATGTGAATACTGGTAAAACCTTGTTCTACAAAGCAAACAGCTCATCTTCATTTGGAATAGtcataagagaaaaataaatatttgtaggtAAACTCTGCCTTGCAAAAGAAAACTTCTTTTAATTATCTATCATGTTTTCAGTCTGAACGCTTTGAGtaaatgaaactgaaattcCAGAATCTGTGCTGTGCACACCCATCAGAAAAGTAACTTTATAATTCGTCTGCTGCTGTACAGCTTGATCTGTAACCTCCCAGTGAGAGATCTAACGACAATTTCTGTACAGCTCTTAAACAGGAATCTTACTATATTGTGCTTTCATCATTtgtgaaatgtatttgtatCTCTTGTACTCTATCCTAAAAGGAATCTGACATATCTATAATTACTTTTACTCCTTCCTCCATAGCTTCTCCACTTAACAGAATTATTGAAGGTTACTTTATTCCATAAGTCAACATCCTTACAGGCAGCCTTCCacaaaataattgaaatttgtgacataaataataatacaacaGGATAACCTTGCACTCTTCAGCACCTCTAATCTTTGATGTGCTGGAGACTCAGTATATGACAGATCCAGGACTAACAGGTGAGAGACAGCATTTTTCATCAGACTATGATGCAAACATTTACTTGTTgatgagagagaaaagcatGTAGTTGGTCAGGGTGGAGAGTGGGCTGGTTCTGGGAACTCTGCAGTCTTGATGCATCAAATATGCTTTAGTTTTACAGTACACATTTTAACTATGTTGCATGGCTGGGCTCTGAAACAGCTCTGTCAATGTTATTGCTTTGTCTTCCAGTTCTTATGTCTCTGTGGCTGCAACTCTATTTGCCAGTTTTGAGGAGTGTCTTGCTGCTCGCCATACTCATAAGTAATTAATAAGTGGGTTTATCTTCCACAAAACTCCTGTAATCTTCAAAGTTTGTCTTTGTAGTTATGTGTAGTCAAAGCCAATTATGTGATACTCCTTTTAATGTAATGGATTTTTACAGGGGTCAGTGAGAGAAGCAAGAGATGATACACTTGACCTTCAGACTTCCAGGCCAGCaagcctttttaaaataaaaacaaataaatagattCCCTACTTTGCAAAGTAAACAAAGTTTGTCATCAGTGAAATCATGGAATTCCCATTGCATTTTGTGCGCTCTTTTGAAATTGGAAACGTGTCCAAAAaggcagtattttaaaaaaggcaGTATTTAAAAGCAGGGTTaatctttttgtcttttatgtATGATTAAATTGAGGCTAACACTAGAACTCAGCAAAATAAAAGACCAAATATGCACTTGAAAAACTAAAAAGAGAATGTAATTCAACATAGCCAGGTTAAACTAAGCCAAACTTaaacaattttttgttttgttttttgtttttaataacttaATGTCATTGAAAAAGTCACTCTAAAACTGAAACTAATAattctggaaaggaaaaattaattctCTGGTTTTCATACCACTTTCTTGGACCCTGCTGTTACAAGAGACCACCTCATCTGAGTTTGTATGGATGGCAGTGGGTCTGTTTCATGGTGTAGAGACTGGGATGCATCAGGGTTTGATAAATCAGCTTTACTCTTCACTTTGATACACTTGTGACTCCAGCAGAAGCACCATGGGCCATAGGGGTCCCATGTTTCAGTACCACTGCCAGTTACCCACCTCAACATGTAATAGAAATTTGCCAGAAACTTGAGATAATACAGCTATTTTAGTATGGCAAACAACTAAAACAAGCTGTAACAAAACATTCATGGATGTTGTACCAGGAATTAGAATGATTTAAAAGGTACGTACAGGAAAGGGGCGACTTAGAAAATGGCCAAGTTCTTGATGTAAACTGTGGGCATGCTATGCAGCTGATGACATGGCCTAGTGAATTTGCAAAGCAATTTCCAGCCAAGAGTGGTAAATTCTGGTATAAGCAGACAAttctgggggggagggggggggaagggggcaaaataaaattctgtaagAAGAAATACCCCAAAAGCTCAGAAAAGAGCAAAGATCTGTAACCTTTTGTTAAAAGCTGTTAGCCAAATTGAATCTAGATTTTTATGGGGCTTTGCCATCGCAAAGTATTTACAGAGTTTTATTTCTATCCACACTTCAGCTCTTTAGCTCTAGCTAAGGAACAGGCAGCTTGACACTCAAGTTTCTGATAGCACAACTGCCATCCTGTTTTTATCAGGTGAGAACTTCTTCATAGATTTAGAAGAATTAAGTAGATGAAATCTTCTTACTCCTGGGTAGTATTGGTATGTCTTAGCCATAGTAAGATTTGTGCCATGTAATGTTTGTTATCTAAGCAATTTAATTAAAGTAGGTTTAGAAGAGTACTTTTCTGCCCTGGAAGAGCTGGCAGGCTAAAtaagtttgaaagaaaaaaagaggtagcTGCATTAGGAGCAATACTGTATGTGAAGTCAACACTGTCTTGAGAGAAATGTGAATTATTATTTActagtatttatatatttgaacTGTATTTTGTAGACAAGCATCCCTGAATTAACACTGAGTTCACAGAGGCTCATTTAATTGTATTGTATTTAAATGGTCCCTTACCTGTGTACAAGCCTGATGAAAACTCTCCCTGAGCATGTGTTAACATGTGCCTAACACATGAAAtatctgcttcctttttttttttttactttttttttctttttctttttaatctcctTCGCTTATATCACAGATAATTTGGAAAGACAACGTGAAAGCGTGGACTAAACTGGAAGTTTAGACAGTGttcatgagagagaaaaaaaaaaaaaagcatcaaaatacACTGGTGATGGAAATATCAGCCTTTAGAGCACAGCTAGTTGATTACTAGTTGAAAACTAACTTTGTGGCCTCTTCAATAATGAGTGGTTATTGAAGTGGTATATCACAAAGATGCAAAGTAAGCCATTGTCACACCAGTTAACAGTGTCTAATCccaattgttaaaaaaaaaaaaaaaaaaaaaaaagtaagtagcTGTATTAGTTTCCCCAGTCGAACTGTCTGATATGTCAGATCACAGATGCAGTACCAGCTGGTACCTCTTTGGTTGAGTTGAACAAGTGAAACATTACCAAAACTGCAGACTTCCAATAAACTTgggaatgttttaaaaaaaaaaaaaacatttttgaggaATGTTTAACCTGCAGGAAACTCTCAGACTTGCAGAATTTGTGCTCTTTGTTCCAGGCCTCAAGAAACAGTCTGTTAGCCCATTTAAGGGATGACTAATCCTAAAACTGgcaaatttcatttattttgagcTAATCCCCAGAGAGATTAAGTGCTATTTAATTTATACAATTTAAAAGGTTTTGGATGCATATAGACAAAGCTATTTTTATAGAGAATTACCCTGAACGGTAATTCTATTCAACTGTCATAAACTGTTTAACATCAGTTACAATAAACTATTAGCAAACTTCATAgcgattaaaaaaataaataaaaatgaaagtactCAAGCGAGTTTAAATAAACACGTTTACATCTCATCCTATTAAAAAATCAAGTCcccaaaaaagtaaatatatctTGCTCTACCTCCTCACCACAGCCACTTTCATTCAGTGTTTCATCTACTCAAATTAAAGGGAgtggtttttacttttttctaacCACAAGCTAGTATGTGTACAAAGATGACACTCATTGAAGCCCTTGTAATGCAAATAACATGAATGCTACATAAAAAATACTGTGCTACCAGAATGATTACACAAACACTGAGCTAGTGTAGACTCAGGAAGTCTGACAGGATTATTATTAAAACTTCGTTTTACACATGTAAAAGCCAGTACTTTTTGCGAGCTTTTGCATGATATTTACAGAAGCCTACAAATTCATCAGAAgttgaaaaggaaggaaatcttTAGGAAGCATTGTAAAAAGACAAAGTTATATGGTAAAGGTCTCAGCTATTCAGTAAATAGTGAAATAAAAGTCACATGCAAGACAGGTATTTAAAAACTGCCTTTCAGTCAGTTTTTTGTATTTCATCAATGATGAGTTGCACACTCAACAGATTGCAGTGTTAGTATCTTTCtgtaatttttgctttttctggtcTTCAAGACAGGAAGAGCCTTGGGACTGTTGCTTTTTAGGTTCattgtttaaggaaaaaaacagtagatTTTAAAGGTAAGCTGGTCTTGAATATATATCTCTACACCTATTTATACCAATCACAGAAAGTTACAGTACTGCTTTCTTTTACAGTAACTGTTGTACATGGCAAAAAGTCTCCTTAAAATTGTTAGTATAtaagagtttatttttcttttttacttttgcaAATGAAATTTCAAGTCCTTATGGTTATGATGAAAAGCCTGGAACTGTGATTTATTCTAAatgactgtaaaaataaaacacttaaatAACCCTCCCACAATTCTAATAGTCTCCGGAATTTTAAGAACATTTCATTTAGGCAATGTGATAGGACTTCTTAACGCTTAAGGCCAGCTGTATTTACTGTGTTTCAACAGCAgtgccaacaacaaaaacccaaccaTAACAAACAAGGACACAAAATGAAGGCAAGTTTGGAAAATTTAAACAGTGTTGGTTTAAACAACCAGAAAAGGactatttaaaaagaagtgaGATAAATTCAGCTTTCCTATGCTGAGTGAAATATACAGCAGCTCTTCACTTCAGTATCACTGGTCAAAATTGACCCTAGTACCAGTGAGGACAAGAAACCAGCATCTTCTTCATCCTGCTcgggaggaaggaaggattcTTCTATCTTTCTTCAAACCAGAGCACATCTGTTAATACTGCACAGAAATTGAGATTGTCCCCTGctcatttaaaagaacaaaggaaTACAAGCTGCAACTCAGCCCTGTAAGTTTCCCTGCAATTGTCGAAAATATATCCAACAGCAGTATAATATAGAATACAACGGCTGCaccactgcctgcagcagccttgAACCAGTAGCAGATGACACCCCTGTAGGAAAGTAGTACGTGTAGTTTTCAGGTCTATGGAAAAACTGCCTTATTGCTCCCTAGCCATGCTCTTCCTTCACTGTATTTATGAATTTTCTCACTGGGTACAAGCAAAGAG
The sequence above is drawn from the Anas platyrhynchos isolate ZD024472 breed Pekin duck chromosome 7, IASCAAS_PekinDuck_T2T, whole genome shotgun sequence genome and encodes:
- the SPATS2L gene encoding SPATS2-like protein isoform X1, with protein sequence MAEISSPVNIKEKINAIRSIVPNKSNNEIVLVLQQFDNNVDKAVQAFMDGSATQVLKEWNMTGKKKNNRRKRSKSKQHQGNKDPKNKNDGPEKASQEPQGVYGCHLNGCSKDNSCSDSANEKLEAASLENKGSRFVASVPVCPEITDKEHEQQKVSVELSSKTMNGVEQHEPLRSTVQHQSNLSRPKSKSSSVKSPNATTQPETKPDDSVKKRGPNIEKSVKDLQRCTVSLTRYRMMIKEEVDNSVKKIKAAFAELHSCIIDKEVSLMAEIDKVKEEAMEILTARQKKAEELKRLTDLASQMAEAQLSELRAEIKHFVSERKYDEELGRSARFSCDTEQLKTQIQLCGEISHPKNNYSSRTPCSSVLSSVTSHATTGKQNTHTRKSSSNAKNSDNKTPNTKVQSHHSSNPTESSSQGIPTNKQNGPSSQRRRFNTQHQNIRLSGSLKSQGACNEADQNNIKSGSRSEHRRQQHNSFRPKNKGATKNQEQSATVKTTENLTHSEKTRRKHHTADTTDHRPFRGSVGRVSQCNLCPARMEVSADATVLSVPAVTLVA
- the SPATS2L gene encoding SPATS2-like protein isoform X2, whose product is MDGSATQVLKEWNMTGKKKNNRRKRSKSKQHQGNKDPKNKNDGPEKASQEPQGVYGCHLNGCSKDNSCSDSANEKLEAASLENKGSRFVASVPVCPEITDKEHEQQKVSVELSSKTMNGVEQHEPLRSTVQHQSNLSRPKSKSSSVKSPNATTQPETKPDDSVKKRGPNIEKSVKDLQRCTVSLTRYRMMIKEEVDNSVKKIKAAFAELHSCIIDKEVSLMAEIDKVKEEAMEILTARQKKAEELKRLTDLASQMAEAQLSELRAEIKHFVSERKYDEELGRSARFSCDTEQLKTQIQLCGEISHPKNNYSSRTPCSSVLSSVTSHATTGKQNTHTRKSSSNAKNSDNKTPNTKVQSHHSSNPTESSSQGIPTNKQNGPSSQRRRFNTQHQNIRLSGSLKSQGACNEADQNNIKSGSRSEHRRQQHNSFRPKNKGATKNQEQSATVKTTENLTHSEKTRRKHHTADTTDHRPFRGSVGRVSQCNLCPARMEVSADATVLSVPAVTLVA